The following coding sequences lie in one Eubacterium ventriosum genomic window:
- a CDS encoding glycosyl hydrolase family 28-related protein — protein sequence MNGISFYKEEIRDCNAVYFTEEFFNVKNDGSIDVSNELQNAIKTVVDKAGYGVLFIPEGEYLLSKTIYVPKAVRLIGYGDNRPHFILKDNAEGFNEPHPENKGGFKYLFWFVNELKENEAEIADANPGTFYSAISNINVSLGQGNEYAVAFRTHYAQHCFINHIDINVQSGMAGIYDVGNEMEDIYINGGKYGIITTKCSPGWPFVMVDTRFFGQTVGAIKTREAGFNIIRTHCVNTAKFIEVDDDYFEKIYIENSVFEDMNCILNVAMDNNSLTQVYVKNCQLKAVENVVEYKSSGRQIANEDYQCIIKKYIHGTTVSDIYHDKQIHDQIYRYAKDVDYRILKTDIQPLPDMLTWVNAKEVGLKGDGVTDDTQALKEAIEKYETIYFPQGEYIFSDTIKLKENTSLIGMNPVSTQLILKENSEKFTGFGKAKAFIETSKGRNIMFGLGVNTGGRNPRACGVKWMSNKNSYMNDVKFFGGHGNLVKMTGAFEQPYDEGRCRDADLKKIWDYQYASLLICNGGGGTFKDIWSASPYVSVGVQIQNTETPTRIYCLSLEHHCRCELRMINAKNVTIYGFQSEEEKAEGEFALPIELHNCKDITFATTYCFRTVFVQKPFPYCVKTWNCENIKFLNVHNFSQMKYTMDNFLLDVNTGIEIRPWQAVSIEITGKGEKQPKTEKLYSGFQFADGGSCDGKGNFYFLDSLYKQIYRVDRETLELSMIFESPYKINSIGFDTRDNIIVIGEYAIPRDATINGKPNINVLPEDSYGTSYGFWYNSQAQIVAFTIDSNRECVKLEKVNIGDIEPARVLYPGNRWRDGSDFKDVIQYNPKKAFLAPDGVTIIPCHYDLIRANNLSRSKPGRKLYSVDEMYKRVFQCDINKEGLLTNPQVIIEEGDFRVKKFDEKIYVGDDNIKVYKDGKLIDIIRVPERPTTFDFGGIKRNTLFVTSRHSVYAINMQQKKDEEK from the coding sequence ATGAACGGAATATCATTTTACAAAGAAGAAATAAGAGACTGTAATGCTGTCTATTTTACAGAGGAGTTTTTTAATGTAAAAAACGACGGCAGCATCGATGTGTCTAATGAATTACAGAACGCCATAAAGACGGTTGTGGATAAGGCCGGTTATGGTGTTCTTTTTATACCTGAAGGTGAGTATTTGTTAAGCAAGACTATTTATGTGCCAAAGGCAGTCAGACTTATAGGATACGGTGACAACAGACCACATTTTATATTAAAAGATAATGCAGAAGGATTTAATGAACCACATCCTGAGAACAAGGGTGGATTTAAATATTTATTCTGGTTTGTTAACGAACTAAAAGAGAATGAGGCGGAAATTGCAGATGCCAATCCGGGAACTTTTTACAGTGCCATTTCCAATATTAATGTAAGTCTTGGCCAGGGCAATGAATATGCAGTAGCTTTTAGAACTCATTACGCACAGCACTGTTTTATTAACCATATTGACATCAATGTGCAGTCAGGTATGGCAGGCATTTATGATGTTGGAAATGAAATGGAAGACATCTATATTAACGGAGGAAAGTACGGAATTATAACAACAAAGTGCTCTCCGGGCTGGCCTTTTGTAATGGTTGATACAAGATTTTTCGGGCAGACCGTTGGAGCAATTAAGACAAGAGAGGCAGGCTTTAATATTATTCGTACCCATTGTGTTAATACAGCTAAATTTATTGAAGTTGATGATGATTATTTCGAAAAAATATATATAGAAAATTCTGTTTTTGAAGATATGAATTGTATTTTAAACGTGGCAATGGACAACAACTCACTAACACAGGTTTATGTTAAAAATTGTCAGCTTAAGGCAGTGGAAAATGTTGTTGAATATAAGAGCAGTGGCAGACAGATTGCTAATGAAGATTATCAGTGCATTATAAAGAAATACATTCATGGAACTACAGTTAGCGATATTTATCATGATAAACAGATTCACGACCAGATTTACAGATATGCAAAAGACGTAGATTATAGAATCTTAAAAACAGATATACAGCCGTTGCCTGATATGTTAACTTGGGTTAATGCCAAGGAAGTAGGACTTAAAGGTGATGGTGTAACTGATGACACACAGGCTTTAAAAGAGGCAATTGAAAAATATGAAACAATATATTTTCCGCAGGGTGAATATATTTTTTCAGATACAATTAAGTTAAAAGAAAATACATCTCTTATAGGAATGAATCCGGTTTCAACGCAACTTATTTTAAAAGAAAATTCTGAAAAGTTTACAGGATTTGGCAAGGCTAAGGCTTTTATTGAAACTTCAAAGGGAAGAAATATTATGTTTGGTCTCGGTGTTAATACAGGTGGACGAAATCCAAGAGCCTGTGGCGTTAAATGGATGAGTAACAAAAATTCATATATGAATGATGTGAAATTCTTTGGCGGTCACGGTAACCTTGTAAAGATGACAGGAGCTTTTGAACAGCCATATGATGAGGGAAGATGCAGAGATGCAGACCTTAAGAAAATATGGGACTACCAGTATGCAAGTCTTCTTATTTGTAACGGAGGTGGCGGAACCTTTAAGGATATATGGTCAGCAAGTCCATATGTTTCAGTGGGTGTTCAGATTCAGAATACTGAAACTCCTACAAGAATATATTGTCTGTCATTAGAGCATCATTGCAGATGTGAACTTAGAATGATAAATGCAAAGAATGTAACAATATATGGTTTCCAAAGTGAAGAAGAAAAAGCAGAGGGTGAGTTTGCACTTCCAATAGAATTACATAATTGTAAGGATATTACTTTTGCAACTACATATTGTTTTAGAACTGTTTTTGTGCAGAAACCATTTCCTTATTGTGTAAAAACATGGAATTGTGAAAATATTAAATTTTTGAACGTTCATAATTTTTCACAGATGAAATACACCATGGATAATTTCTTATTAGATGTGAATACCGGCATTGAAATAAGACCATGGCAGGCAGTTTCAATAGAAATAACAGGAAAAGGCGAGAAACAGCCAAAAACAGAAAAGCTGTATTCAGGCTTCCAGTTTGCTGATGGTGGAAGCTGTGACGGAAAGGGCAATTTCTATTTCCTTGACAGCTTATATAAGCAGATTTACAGAGTGGACAGGGAAACATTGGAGCTGTCTATGATTTTTGAATCTCCTTATAAAATTAATTCTATAGGATTTGATACAAGGGATAATATTATTGTTATTGGCGAGTATGCCATTCCAAGAGATGCAACAATAAATGGAAAGCCTAACATTAATGTTTTGCCGGAGGATTCATATGGAACATCTTATGGATTCTGGTACAACAGTCAGGCTCAGATTGTGGCATTTACAATTGACAGTAACAGAGAATGTGTAAAATTAGAAAAAGTAAACATTGGCGACATAGAGCCGGCAAGAGTTTTATATCCGGGAAACAGATGGCGTGACGGTTCAGACTTTAAGGATGTTATTCAGTATAATCCGAAAAAAGCATTCTTAGCACCGGATGGGGTAACAATTATTCCTTGTCACTATGATTTGATTAGAGCTAACAATCTTTCAAGATCAAAGCCGGGACGTAAATTATATTCAGTTGATGAAATGTATAAGAGAGTTTTCCAATGTGACATTAACAAAGAAGGCTTATTAACAAACCCTCAGGTTATTATTGAAGAGGGTGACTTTAGGGTTAAGAAGTTTGACGAAAAAATCTATGTTGGTGATGATAACATTAAGGTTTATAAAGATGGAAAGTTAATAGATATTATCAGGGTTCCGGAAAGACCTACAACTTTTGATTTTGGAGGGATTAAGCGTAATACTCTTTTTGTTACATCAAGACATAGCGTTTATGCAATTAATATGCAACAAAAAAAGGATGAGGAGAAGTAA
- a CDS encoding cupin domain-containing protein: protein MLLDFENMEETVIHNFNGGEKDTRAKMYNDENMRILYGVLEPGASIGIHEHTDNSEEVFCVSGQATVYIDGKTEILKAGQAHYCPKGHKHGMKNEGTEDLIIFGVVPKQ from the coding sequence ATGTTATTAGATTTTGAAAATATGGAAGAAACAGTAATTCACAATTTTAATGGTGGTGAAAAAGACACAAGGGCGAAAATGTACAATGATGAAAACATGAGAATTTTATACGGAGTATTAGAGCCGGGAGCATCTATTGGTATTCATGAGCATACAGACAACAGCGAAGAAGTCTTTTGTGTTTCAGGCCAGGCTACAGTTTATATTGATGGAAAAACAGAAATTTTAAAAGCAGGTCAGGCACATTATTGTCCAAAGGGACACAAGCATGGAATGAAGAATGAGGGGACAGAAGACCTTATAATCTTCGGCGTTGTGCCAAAGCAATAA
- a CDS encoding M14 family metallocarboxypeptidase: protein MKKTLKILMLIGIIALGINLTEVKAEEVTAPVTTAPQETTTAPETTTPQETTTKVEQPTTVQPTTKPDVDTTGKNVKKGGYVKKTVTAYNLKLEKVTKVKKGIRYYVYKKCNNGYSLIQVGNQKLLVESKYITYKCNAKKIVNAADKKYSYNDMKRDLKKLENAYGSIFKVDIAGKSLDKRNLYYVTLGNAKAKKTVYVETSVHAREYMNTKFIMNVIEDYCRGYDSKKYQGKKYSKIFNNVKMVIMPMVNPDGVTISQYGPKKIRNATLRKNLYKIAKGFSFKEWKANARGVDINRNYAEGFNRKGAKAPAHKNYTGKTPVSEPETKAQISVVEKVKPNVVICYHQAGEVMYHLNHTKLSNMLYSMTHYTHVLSGKVQYGTFSDYLDDRNILNCTLETGLVPAPVKNRQYKKIYKTNKNVLVAVAKMYL, encoded by the coding sequence ATGAAAAAAACATTAAAAATTCTAATGCTAATTGGTATCATTGCATTGGGAATTAATTTGACTGAGGTAAAGGCCGAAGAAGTAACAGCTCCGGTAACAACAGCGCCTCAGGAAACAACTACAGCACCTGAAACAACAACACCACAGGAAACCACTACAAAGGTTGAACAGCCAACTACGGTACAGCCAACTACTAAGCCGGATGTTGACACAACAGGAAAGAACGTAAAAAAAGGTGGTTATGTAAAGAAAACAGTTACAGCATATAACTTAAAGTTAGAGAAAGTAACAAAAGTAAAAAAAGGTATCCGTTATTATGTTTACAAGAAATGCAACAATGGATATTCATTGATTCAGGTAGGCAATCAGAAATTATTAGTTGAATCAAAGTACATTACATACAAATGCAATGCCAAGAAGATTGTAAATGCAGCAGATAAGAAATATTCATATAATGATATGAAGAGAGACCTTAAAAAGTTGGAAAATGCTTATGGCTCAATATTTAAAGTTGACATTGCAGGAAAAAGTTTAGATAAAAGAAACTTATACTATGTTACACTTGGTAATGCAAAAGCTAAGAAAACAGTTTATGTTGAAACATCTGTACATGCAAGAGAGTATATGAACACTAAGTTTATAATGAATGTTATTGAGGATTACTGTAGAGGATATGACTCCAAGAAGTATCAGGGAAAAAAATACAGCAAAATCTTTAACAATGTTAAAATGGTAATTATGCCAATGGTAAATCCTGATGGAGTAACAATCAGTCAGTATGGACCAAAGAAAATAAGAAATGCCACATTACGCAAGAATCTCTACAAAATAGCAAAAGGATTCAGCTTTAAAGAGTGGAAAGCTAATGCCAGAGGTGTAGATATTAATAGAAACTATGCAGAAGGATTTAACAGAAAAGGAGCAAAAGCACCGGCGCACAAGAATTATACGGGCAAAACACCGGTATCTGAACCGGAAACAAAGGCACAGATCTCAGTAGTAGAAAAAGTAAAACCTAACGTAGTAATTTGTTATCATCAGGCAGGAGAAGTAATGTATCACCTTAATCACACAAAGCTTAGCAATATGCTTTATTCAATGACACATTATACTCACGTTTTAAGCGGTAAGGTTCAGTATGGAACATTTAGTGATTATCTTGATGACAGAAACATACTAAACTGTACATTGGAAACAGGATTAGTACCTGCACCGGTAAAGAATAGGCAGTACAAAAAAATATACAAGACAAATAAGAATGTATTAGTAGCAGTTGCAAAAATGTATTTATAA
- the nrdD gene encoding anaerobic ribonucleoside-triphosphate reductase: METITRRVIKRNGEEVVFDVQKILNAIRKANNEVEPIHRLNEYQIEAVGKIVMDQICQSNHATAVEDIQDMVERGIMEMRGYEVAQIYVRYRYKRDMARKANTTDDGILALIDQINEEVKQENSNKNPTINSTQRDYMAGEVSKDLTRRILLPDEITQAHEQGIIHFHDSDYFAQKEHNCDLINLKDMLENGTCISETKIDPPHSFYTACNVTTQIVAQVASNQYGGQSFSLGHLAPFVQVSRDKITEEVMKERDEVGVNYSDEQLKMIVERRLRDEITRGIQTIQYQLITLMTCNGQAPFVTMFMYLDEVPEGQTRDDLAVLIEEVLKQRIQGVKNEKGVWITPAFPKIIYVLDEDNVTPDSKYWDLTVLSAKCTAKRMVPDYISAKVMREMKNGCVYPCMGCRSFLTVEDSQRNPDGSYKFYGRFNQGVVTINLVDVACSSNGDMDLFWKILDERLELCHRALRCRHERLLGTPSDVAPILWQNGALARLKKGETLDKLLYNGYSTISLGYAGLYEMCVRMTGKSHTDPEAKPFALKVMQKLNDKCAEWKAAENISYSVYGTPMESTTYKFAKCLQKRFGIIKGVTDKNYITNSYHVHVTEKIDAFSKLKFESEFQKLSPGGAISYVEVPNLQDNIEAVIQVMKFIYDNIMYAELNTKSDYCECCGYNGEIQIVTDEKNGKLVWECPSCGNRNQDKMSVARRTCGYIGTQFWNQGRTQEIKDRVLHL; encoded by the coding sequence ATGGAGACGATAACACGTAGAGTAATTAAAAGAAATGGTGAAGAAGTGGTTTTTGATGTGCAAAAGATTCTTAATGCCATCAGAAAGGCTAATAACGAAGTAGAACCGATACATAGACTTAATGAGTACCAGATTGAGGCTGTTGGCAAGATTGTTATGGATCAGATTTGTCAGTCAAACCATGCTACAGCAGTAGAAGATATTCAGGATATGGTAGAACGTGGCATTATGGAGATGCGTGGATATGAAGTTGCGCAGATTTACGTTCGTTACAGATATAAGAGAGATATGGCAAGAAAGGCTAACACAACTGATGATGGAATACTCGCACTTATTGATCAGATTAATGAAGAGGTGAAACAGGAGAACTCAAACAAGAATCCTACGATTAACTCAACTCAGCGTGATTATATGGCGGGTGAGGTTAGCAAGGATTTAACTAGACGTATTTTATTACCTGATGAAATTACGCAGGCACATGAACAGGGGATTATTCATTTCCATGATTCTGACTATTTTGCACAGAAGGAACATAACTGTGACCTTATTAACTTAAAGGATATGTTAGAGAATGGAACATGCATTTCAGAAACAAAGATTGATCCACCTCATAGTTTTTATACAGCTTGTAACGTTACAACTCAGATTGTGGCACAGGTTGCAAGTAACCAGTACGGCGGACAGTCATTTTCATTAGGACATCTTGCACCTTTTGTACAGGTTAGCCGTGACAAGATTACTGAGGAAGTAATGAAGGAACGTGATGAAGTGGGAGTTAACTACTCAGACGAACAGCTTAAGATGATTGTTGAAAGAAGACTTCGTGATGAAATCACAAGAGGTATTCAGACTATTCAGTACCAGCTTATTACATTAATGACATGTAATGGACAGGCACCTTTTGTTACAATGTTTATGTATTTGGATGAAGTTCCTGAAGGACAGACAAGAGATGACCTTGCAGTATTAATTGAAGAAGTTTTAAAACAGAGAATACAGGGTGTAAAAAATGAAAAAGGTGTTTGGATTACACCTGCATTCCCTAAGATTATATATGTACTTGATGAAGATAATGTTACACCTGATTCTAAATATTGGGATTTAACAGTTTTATCAGCTAAATGTACAGCAAAGAGAATGGTTCCTGACTACATTTCAGCTAAGGTTATGCGTGAAATGAAGAACGGATGTGTATATCCATGTATGGGATGTCGTTCATTCTTAACAGTTGAAGACAGCCAGAGAAATCCTGACGGAAGCTACAAGTTCTATGGACGATTTAATCAGGGCGTTGTAACAATCAACTTGGTTGATGTGGCATGTTCTTCTAATGGAGATATGGATCTATTCTGGAAGATATTAGATGAAAGATTAGAGCTTTGTCACAGAGCTTTAAGATGCAGACATGAAAGATTACTTGGAACACCTTCAGATGTTGCCCCTATTCTTTGGCAGAATGGTGCTTTGGCAAGACTTAAGAAGGGTGAAACATTAGACAAGTTATTATACAATGGATATTCAACTATCTCATTAGGTTACGCAGGACTTTACGAAATGTGTGTAAGAATGACAGGAAAGTCACACACAGATCCCGAAGCTAAGCCATTTGCTTTAAAGGTTATGCAGAAACTTAATGATAAATGTGCAGAATGGAAAGCAGCAGAAAATATTAGCTATTCTGTTTATGGAACACCTATGGAATCAACAACTTATAAGTTTGCTAAATGCCTTCAGAAGAGATTTGGCATTATAAAAGGTGTAACAGACAAGAACTATATTACTAACAGTTACCATGTTCATGTAACAGAGAAGATTGATGCTTTTAGCAAGCTTAAATTCGAATCTGAATTTCAGAAGTTATCTCCTGGTGGAGCTATCAGTTATGTTGAAGTTCCTAACCTTCAGGATAATATCGAAGCTGTAATTCAGGTTATGAAATTTATTTATGACAATATTATGTATGCAGAGCTTAACACTAAGTCAGATTATTGTGAATGCTGTGGATACAATGGGGAAATACAAATAGTAACTGATGAAAAGAATGGAAAACTTGTATGGGAATGTCCAAGTTGCGGAAACCGTAATCAGGACAAGATGAGTGTTGCAAGAAGAACATGCGGTTATATTGGAACACAGTTCTGGAATCAGGGAAGAACTCAGGAAATAAAAGATAGAGTTCTACATTTGTAA